The genomic interval aacaaaatgaatccaggtaaagacccaggggtctgttacacaaatgtacagtcgtttgaaatatttaagtgtaattttattacttttcatggctataaagctgcccacaccctgtaaaaacagctgtcccaaggacagacatcatcatttcaattgacttaaaatgtaaaaatcactgatattattgaataatatcaccatgatgtgaaagtccatattgaagtggttctgcagatatgcacatagtgtgtgtaaaacaatatttactactattttctgattgctcaaagtgtgtccagcatattggtcaccaccgtcagattttttttaaaagacaataaaatcagggatggacaaggtcattgtcattacttaggaccccttttcaaaccttcagctctactgaatacttcaccatcactgaagctcctgtaaatttactaatttctcctcaatttgttaatttgtttggacactggtactgtcccaaccataaactgtcaacaccgtcgggggttttaatagtattatgttacattaatgttaattatatatactttttcagaagcggcatgaagcccctaagaaacagagtgaaaacgaagtggctaatgtgagcaaaaaatgcacaatatgtaaaagagtgtttttttgtctcacaccgtcagatgtcaccaccgtcagattttgttccgctcatcatcttgttccatattttactaaattgtactggttaatgaaacattaccagacatgttagtaataattgtgagccaaacttatactctagcctccactgaggtgcatttggagggtttttttgtcacaaaacctgacggtggtgacatctgatgtagttcacaaaaaagcatgtgttttacatgtttttgacaagttttaagaatatgcttccaataagtatctacaattatgttgattGTAAAAgcaattcacttaaatacagtaaacatgttttttttacttctaattctgtctgacgctggtgacaaaaccaagaaagaggccattttctgaaaaatgtaaaacatggggagcttggccaatgcatccactgcacagccaagaccttaatctatgataatacacctctatattttggatttgaacaacttaaaacctgttaatgccacattttcaataatctaggcctacttcctacagtatctaacaaatgaagaaaaaacacatgcacaagcatactgtgcacacagaaaaataaagtgtttatgctagatgtcattgacttgagagggctatttattttgctaaatgtaggtaataattaggtaactttcgccaccttcagattactgtcaccaccgtcagttcttaagtcaccaccgtaagaaggagttttggacattttaaatgaatgtgcttacaaaattttcctttggacttgttgaattatcaaagtaatagcaaatttaagcctacacgaatatttgtgaaattacaaaaaattgtttgatctatttaggcattaagtaagcattgtctgacagcacatatttttaaattagaacacatgaagcagtattaaaatagaatgtaagtgaattttcaacatttaaaggcgtatgtgtgaaccaaaaaacacacacaatcacttaaaaactccagatacatatgcaaccaaatcaatacactttttattgcttttaattgtgtctgacggtgttgacaaaaaacaaggtatgatcggagaaaaacctgatttctgaaaaaaaatcaaaatggggagattggccttgtgcatttctgaaaagttaagacctttgtttacgaggatataccatattattttgtaattcacttcgtttttttctttcaagattacaacctgttttagccactttctcaagaatcagtgaattaCTATAAAGTCAATTACCATGTccacataaaacaatggatattTGAATCTATATCAAAGttgtatttcagtatttctggaCTAATTTATTAGAGCAGCTATCagcacaacatttgggtccaaaaaccggaagttctttcctcaaaaaGAGCAGCCATGTTGAAGCAGCCAATTGTGTGTAATGGGTTCAAAgagtctcagtcatatttaccaataaaagacaGTCAAAATAATTCATATAatatgctctaaatgtgtagctgatatgtcatTAAGCATTGCAGataacattttggacattttggACTAATATTTTActcaaacatgttttagagaccttttaatatactgTACACTGTCCCACAATAGGACACcgagtgtcccactttagggatagcCATGGTTTTTGACAAACTTGCATTAAAACTCAAATTATTCGAATGAGAAACACTTAacgtgtttttctctctttttattttattagagCATAGCCTAACTATAGGATAACAAAGGtgcaatttgtttgtattgagatgttgtcattacattttaatagaccaccaaagttgaagtgacaaaaaataTCCCACATTAGGGAATTCTACCCTGCCTTTTCTGACATTTACGATTGTCACACCAGTTCCTACAATGCATATTCTTTGTTTTCAAAGAGAGGTTAACAAATCCTATGCATGTTGTGGCTCACCGGCTTGAGCAGCTGTGTCTTACATCAGAAAGAAAGGGCATGTTcttctataaacacacacacacacacacacacacacacatcatcagtcTCCAATTTAAGTTAAACCAAACACGACATTGAcagctcactcgctcgctcgctcactcactcactcactcactcactcaatcactctctctctctctctctctctctctctctctctctctctctctctctctctctctctctctctctctctctctctctctctctctctctctcatgcagctTTTCTTCTGTGTTCCGAATAATATGTTGAAATTGAATTATAATTTGTTGAAAAAGCCATTTGGCCTCAGTTACAAACTATGATTTTAGCTTAATGCTAAGCAAAAGTATTTGCAAACAACATGAGTCAGTGGATGGGGGTGGGGCTGCAGGGGGTTTGGCTGTGCGAAGCACCATAAGGTCACCAGTAAAATGACTACCTCCATTTTGAAAGTGGTTGGACTTCTATAAAAGATGCACCATCTCAGTCGGATGCTTCATTTTGTGCTCTTCCACAGACCATTAGAATTAACTGAAGTATACCGTTTCCTTTAGCATTAGATTTCTGTTTTCGGCCTACAGTGCAACACTGCCTAGGTATGTTTCACTTTGCTTTCACTTTCCTTCAAGTTAGTAGTTCGAAGTAAATGGAAATGTTTAGCTATTTCTATGACATATGACTGAAGTTGTTTGTGTAGATACTCTCTTTTTATACTTATGTGTGTACATCAAATCTGATATCAAAATCTAACATCTATTCAACAGACTTATAAAACACAATGGTGCTATGTAGCTCATTGCTGAAATCTAAATGTGAAGTTAATAATGCTTAAAAACCACTTACTGACAATTAGTTTTCATTTAAAATAATCAGCTTTTAATTGAAAATCATTTGTCAATAATATAGAAAATTTGATtttactatcatcatcatcatcttcagtgGGCCTCATGTAATTAGCCTACTGGAAACTGAATTTATCTTTTTAGATCATGGAGGACACCACTGCTTTACTGGAAGATTCTGGTGAACAGACAACAGAGCGGGCCATggccaaagccaaagccaaaaAAACTGTAGATAAAGTAGTGCTGAATATTGCTGTTACCGGGGAGACTGGTGTGGGAAAGTCCTCCTTTTTGAATGCCATCAGAGGTGTTGAAAGAGGGGATGAAGGCTGGGCCCCCACTGGAGTAATAGAGACGACAATGGAGCCTAAGGAGTATGCCCACCCAACAATGCCCAATGTCAAGATCTGGGATTTGCCAGGAATAGGGAGCCCATCATTCGAAGCCAAGGCCTACTTAAAGAAAATACACTTTGAAAAACATGATTTCTTTATCATAGTGAGTGCTGAAAGATTCAAGGAGAATGACCTCAAACTTGCAAATGAaatcaagaaaaagaaaaagaactttTACTTTGTACGTTCTAAGATTGATGATGATGTGAGAAATGAGAGTGAGGATGGAGGGGGTACAGAGGAAGAGATACTACTCAAAATACGGAAAGACTGTGAGGACAATCTCAGAGATCTGGGAGGGGCACCTGTCTTTCTCATCACATCCAATGACCTGAGCAAGTTTGATTTTCAGAATCTGGTAGACACTCTGAAAAGAGAACTTCCAGGGGAAAAGATGGATGCACTCATACAGGGTCTTCCTGTTTTTTCAAAGCAGTCTCTTGACTGGAAATACCAAGCATTCAATAAAACCATCCGGCATGTGTCTGCTATGTCCGGGATCGTAGGTGCGGCCCCCGTGCCAGGCCTCTCATTTGCACTTGACACTGTCATGGTGCTATCCTTTCTCACCGGGGTTTACCGCTCATTCGGCCTGCATGACAAAGCCCTGGAAAGGCTGTCGGAGAAAGTGGGAAAGCCCATACTGGAAGAGGTGAAAAAGTCAGAACTGATCCAGGGAATTGGCAAGTCCATGCTGACATCCAGCATGCAGCCAAAACTATTGGCTTCAGCTGCAGCCAATGTTTTGAGTCTTATACCGGTAGTGGGCAACATTGCAGCTGCAACCCTGTCCTATAAAACCACAAGGGCTGTACTGCAAGAGGGTCTGGATGAACTGTATGGTGTTGCCAAAAAGGTGCAGGGAATGGCAGAACTGCAGTAGGAGGGAAGTTGTTACCATATCAGCATGATGATCATTACTTTTAACATGATATATGTTACTAACAATGTTTTAAGAATGTAATTTGTTTGGTTTTTATACTCTGTATTTTGTATGTTGTCTGTTGTGCCTGTGTAATGCCCTGAGCAAATGAACCCCTGTCCCTGAATTTAAGTCAACATGTCACTTCAAAATTATACACCTTCTTCTGACTTTGTAAGCACTCCAGACTCcattctaaatgtatgctttatCAGACCTATAGTTTCAACTGATACTGTGCATGTGACAAACTAAGTAAAATGATGTCAATGTGCCAGTATATTTGTTCTGTAAATACAATATGTAACAAACTGAATTAAAATGTGTGTCTTCTTTTGTTGCATACTTTGTGATGTTATGTTATATTCATACAACACTGATGTTAGGCATGATTTGACAACTCAGAAAACATGACTAAGCCAGAAGTCAAAATTTGTTGGGACAATAAAAATCAAGTGGGTGAAGCCCAAAACATACTGGTCATGGGTTGGAAGATAACCAAACAAAAGACGCCTGACTGGGTGGGACAAGAAAAAGACCATCTCCTCTCTAATGAGGTGTACCAGTGTATGAAAGTTTACATGTGATAAAGACATTGGGGCATCTAGCATTACCTAAGTGCTGTGATTGTCTTAAAATAAAAGTCGATGATTTAACATTCATTGGCAAGGTACAGTAGTTGCTAAATATATATTCCCATTTCAGCCCTCAGATTGCTATGAAACAATCTAGATGTTTAAGTGATTTTGAAGATGaaatcacagtaggcctatattccatGGCATTATGCTGCCGTTGTGGAGAACATAACCACTCATCAAAAAGGAGAGATGCTCCTTGAATCTGACTCATttcaaatgcagtttttaatagtTTACCACAGTCTGATGGAGACTACCTTTTtaagcacagcacacagagaagAGATGTTTGGAGGAGAGGACCAAAGGAGGAACACTTATAGTGTGTCAGACACAAGCCATTCTGTAgataacaacaaacaaaacacacaaataagaatgagataaggcaaggcaagacaaggcaattttatttgtattagtCCGGCAGGTTAGAGTCCAAATGTtcagaatatttcagttggtgatacaagcaccatatttggTACAAATGATGTCCGGAGGGTATTAAGAAAAGTATAAGTTGTCCAGCTTCAAATATTTACTTTTAGTCTTACTGTGAGTCATTGCAGCAATCAAATCAAAGTGCATCGTGCCATAGACAGCTACATTCCATCACAGTCATATGTTTATAttcaaatgaatatttatattaaTTTGATCATCATCTTTCCAAAGGGCATGCTTCAATAACAAAAATGTTGTTATTGGACAAGGTTTGAGGGACCCCTAGTGGtcaatatgtacagtacagtaagcacACGTGAGTACAGTACAATTAAGACGAGATCCCAAGAATGGAGGCTGAcaccagaaaaacacacacacacacacacacacatacacacacacacacacacacacacacacacacacacacacacacacacacacacacacacacacacacacacacacacacacacacacacacaggtcctattTGCAAGCTGAGACCAAAGCAGAACAGGAAGAACCTGAGGGCGAAGAgtaggcacacacaaacagacacacacacacacacacacacacacacacacacacacacacacacacacacacacacacacacaccaccacacacacaccacacacacacacacaccaccacacacacacacacacacacacacacaccccccaaagAAGAGgaacaactatgacccagtatttgcctgtcatcacacagtacaattcaactttttcactgaaatgtactgttatttttctgtagagtactgttatttaacagttcaattgctgctgaaaaaatgttatatactgtgatacattaaacagcaatgagctgtatttgatttttggtgtgaaataacagtagaattacaggtaaatataattgccagtaactgccgttattttgcagggaaattttcttagagtgtacaaaCCTAACTACAAGTCCTACAGTTTACATTTGTATGAGAATTGAACAAGTGAagtgaagtaggcctacctaagtCTGCAATGAGAGTCTACAGTTCTGTTTAAGTCAAGATTCACAAGAGATGGTATTATGAAGGCAATTTCTTATTAAATTAAATTGGGTGGTATTGCTCTGTTCAGAGGCTTCCTCTGCTCAGCTATTGTATTTGTGAAGTCTGTGACTTGCCAGGAATTCGAAGAAAAAGAAACCTATCTGAAAGATGAATATATGACTGCTTCATATTAGTGAATGGAACCAGATTCACATTGACTGACCTGAAGCAGAAAAAAAGCACTTTGCATGCTCCAAGGTCGATTCTGACATGAAAAAATGACACTGAGGCTACGTTTGAATAGGTACATCCTCTCTGTAGGATGTACTGAAGCATTGTCATTGACATAACCTTTGAACCAGATTGGTCGCTGGGGAGCCGCCCCTGATGGCACTAATGACTGGCGACCAATACGGTTAATGACCTTCCACAGACTTATGGGATGGTGAAGTAGCCATGatttgcctactgcaaatatgaccggATATAGAAAGTCGTCCTGGTACCGTTCACAATTATTTTGATACAAAATGTATCAAACTGAATTAAAATATcgttttttcttctctttgtttgATGTGTACTTTGTTATATTATTTTTATATCCATATGGCACTGATGTTAAGCATCATTTGGCAACTGAGAAAACAGGAGTGAAGGCAGGAGTCAGAATTTGGGGTAAAGACATTGCAGCATGTTGTATTGCCCTCTAGTGTTGTGATTGTCTTAACACATTGTCTTCACATTGTCTAACACATTGTCACATTGTCATTGATTGTCTTAACATGCATTGGCCAGGCACAGTAGGTGCTGAATTTAGATTCCCATTACAGCCTCAGATTGGTACGAAACAATTTCAATTTGTAAGTGCTTTTTAAGATATACTTGTTTTTCCATGGCATTATGCTGCCGTTGTGGAGAACATAACCACTCATCAGAAACAAGAAGAAGATCCTTGAATCTGATTCACtacaaatgcagtttttaatagtTACCAAGTAGAACCAATTAATTTTAAAAGCAAGTCACTGTAAATACTGTGAGACAATGTAACGCCACTGAAATGCCATCTCAATTCCATCATCACTAATTATAAATTACTTAAAGACCATATGACACTTGGGAAATATtgtaaaatacacaaacacattgaaagtaagcataaaatatagtcacttgaagTTGGTTTTGATCATTATGATAGAAAACATGATGTTTTATGGCCTTTGAACAGcgagatttttgacatctgctgGCGCGCTTCCCACAAGTCCGTCACGTGACC from Engraulis encrasicolus isolate BLACKSEA-1 chromosome 17, IST_EnEncr_1.0, whole genome shotgun sequence carries:
- the LOC134467004 gene encoding interferon-inducible GTPase 5-like, producing the protein MEDTTALLEDSGEQTTERAMAKAKAKKTVDKVVLNIAVTGETGVGKSSFLNAIRGVERGDEGWAPTGVIETTMEPKEYAHPTMPNVKIWDLPGIGSPSFEAKAYLKKIHFEKHDFFIIVSAERFKENDLKLANEIKKKKKNFYFVRSKIDDDVRNESEDGGGTEEEILLKIRKDCEDNLRDLGGAPVFLITSNDLSKFDFQNLVDTLKRELPGEKMDALIQGLPVFSKQSLDWKYQAFNKTIRHVSAMSGIVGAAPVPGLSFALDTVMVLSFLTGVYRSFGLHDKALERLSEKVGKPILEEVKKSELIQGIGKSMLTSSMQPKLLASAAANVLSLIPVVGNIAAATLSYKTTRAVLQEGLDELYGVAKKVQGMAELQ